From a region of the Terriglobia bacterium genome:
- the ftcD gene encoding glutamate formimidoyltransferase, protein MSLVECVPNFSEGRDKAKVDAIIAAMKVPGVFLLDREMDADHNRCVITLVGDRDAIAEAAIRGVGKAAELIDLTKHQGAHPRMGAADVVPFIPIEGVTLDDCVTIARKVGQEIWKRFQIPVYFYEAAAATPERTNLENIRRGQFEGIRDEIATHPARKPDVGEPRVHPTAGATVVGARKFLIAYNIYLNTPDVDIAKKIAKAIRFSTGGLRYVKAAGFPVRGLAQVSMNLTDFQQTPVARVFEFVKREAARYGVMPVSSEIVGLIPKKALEDAAEWFLQVENFDSSLILENRLSAIMGGKVAVGGLRAGVEPFVEQLAAPTATPGGGSASAAAGAMAAGLAHMVASMSRGKKAYVQYDRELGEAIARLSQLREELKAAIDSDAASYDAVVKAYKAAKDSPNGDSAINAALKNATNVPLGVAERSAEVGRITAALKPITNPKMASDLTVAAALSRAAVEGALANVDINLDSLSDQQFVNETRHKTAALKRP, encoded by the coding sequence ATGTCACTCGTCGAGTGTGTCCCGAACTTTTCCGAAGGCCGCGACAAGGCCAAGGTCGACGCCATCATTGCGGCGATGAAGGTTCCCGGCGTCTTCCTTCTCGACCGCGAGATGGATGCCGACCACAATCGCTGCGTCATCACTCTGGTGGGCGACCGCGATGCCATCGCCGAAGCCGCCATCCGCGGCGTGGGCAAGGCCGCCGAACTCATCGATCTGACCAAGCACCAGGGCGCGCACCCGCGCATGGGCGCCGCCGACGTCGTGCCCTTCATCCCCATCGAGGGCGTCACCCTGGACGATTGCGTGACCATCGCCCGCAAGGTCGGCCAGGAGATATGGAAGCGCTTCCAGATACCGGTCTATTTTTACGAAGCCGCCGCGGCCACGCCGGAGCGCACCAACCTGGAGAACATCCGCCGTGGGCAGTTCGAGGGCATTCGCGACGAGATCGCCACCCACCCGGCCCGGAAACCCGATGTCGGAGAGCCGCGCGTGCATCCCACCGCCGGTGCCACCGTGGTCGGCGCGCGCAAGTTCCTGATCGCCTACAACATTTACCTGAACACGCCGGACGTGGACATCGCCAAGAAGATCGCCAAGGCGATCCGCTTCTCGACCGGCGGCCTGCGCTACGTCAAGGCTGCCGGATTCCCGGTACGCGGACTGGCCCAGGTCTCGATGAACCTTACCGACTTCCAGCAGACGCCGGTGGCTCGGGTCTTTGAGTTCGTGAAGAGGGAAGCTGCCCGCTACGGCGTGATGCCGGTGTCCAGCGAGATCGTCGGCCTCATTCCGAAAAAAGCTCTGGAGGATGCCGCGGAATGGTTCCTCCAGGTCGAGAACTTCGATTCGTCGCTCATCCTGGAGAACCGTCTCTCCGCCATCATGGGCGGCAAGGTGGCGGTGGGCGGATTGCGCGCCGGAGTCGAGCCGTTCGTCGAGCAGCTCGCCGCTCCCACCGCGACGCCGGGCGGCGGAAGCGCATCGGCGGCCGCTGGGGCCATGGCCGCCGGGTTGGCGCACATGGTCGCATCTATGTCGCGTGGCAAGAAAGCTTACGTCCAGTACGACCGGGAACTGGGCGAAGCCATCGCCCGCCTCTCGCAGTTGCGCGAGGAGCTGAAGGCCGCCATCGACTCCGATGCCGCCTCCTACGACGCGGTGGTCAAGGCCTACAAGGCCGCCAAGGATTCGCCCAACGGCGACTCCGCCATCAACGCTGCGCTCAAGAATGCGACGAATGTCCCGCTGGGTGTTGCGGAGCGCTCCGCCGAGGTCGGCCGCATCACTGCTGCACTGAAACCGATCACCAATCCCAAAATGGCTTCCGATCTGACTGTAGCGGCCGCCCTCTCCCGTGCCGCCGTTGAAGGCGCCCTGGCCAACGTGGACATCAACCTGGATTCGCTGAGCGATCAACAGTTTGTCAACGAGACCCGTCACAAGACCGCAGCACTGAAAAGGCCATGA
- a CDS encoding YebC/PmpR family DNA-binding transcriptional regulator codes for MSGHSKWATIKHKKGALDAKRGKIFTRLIKEISMAAKSGGDPDKNPRLRGAIVAAKAENMPADNIKRAIQRGTGELPGVSYEEFSLEGYGPGGVALLIEISSDNRNRTVSEIRHALAKNGGNMGEAGSVAYMFHKKGSVVVPKSAVKEDDLMGVVLDAGAEDLRDDGDNWEVITDPHGYEPVLEAVKKANLPIVTSEIAMLPQNYIKLEGQQASTMIRLLEALEDHDDVQHVYSNFDIDQKALEEVAS; via the coding sequence ATGTCCGGCCACTCAAAATGGGCCACCATTAAGCACAAGAAGGGCGCCCTCGACGCCAAGCGCGGCAAGATCTTCACCCGCCTGATCAAGGAAATCTCCATGGCGGCGAAGAGCGGCGGGGACCCCGACAAAAACCCTCGCCTGCGCGGAGCCATTGTCGCGGCCAAGGCGGAGAACATGCCCGCCGACAACATCAAGCGCGCCATCCAGCGCGGCACCGGCGAGCTGCCCGGCGTCAGCTATGAAGAGTTCAGCCTCGAAGGCTACGGCCCCGGCGGCGTGGCCCTGCTCATCGAGATCTCCAGCGACAACCGCAACCGCACCGTCAGCGAGATCCGCCACGCCCTCGCCAAGAATGGCGGGAACATGGGCGAGGCCGGCTCGGTCGCCTACATGTTCCACAAGAAGGGTTCGGTTGTGGTCCCCAAGTCGGCGGTCAAGGAAGACGACCTGATGGGCGTCGTGCTCGACGCCGGAGCCGAAGACCTGCGCGACGATGGCGACAACTGGGAGGTCATCACCGACCCACACGGCTACGAACCTGTCCTGGAAGCGGTGAAAAAGGCCAACCTGCCCATCGTGACCTCTGAGATCGCCATGCTGCCCCAGAACTACATCAAGCTGGAAGGGCAGCAGGCCAGCACCATGATCCGACTGCTGGAGGCCCTGGAAGACCACGACGACGTCCAGCACGTCTACTCCAACTTCGACATCGACCAGAAGGCGCTGGAGGAAGTGGCGTCTTAG
- the purQ gene encoding phosphoribosylformylglycinamidine synthase subunit PurQ, which produces MKFGVLVFPGSNCDHDAYWVAGQVAKQPVTFLWHETHDLENCDAIIVPGGFAYGDYMRTGAIARFAPVMESVKTFAAAGGMVIGICNGFQILCEAGLLPGALMRNSGLKYICKHVHVRVESTDTPFTNACRKGEVLRIPIGHMEGNYYCDETTLEQLRRQERIVFRYSTPDGQVTPQANPNGSLDNIAGICSEGRNVLGMMPHPERASEDRLGSVDGFKVFQSMVGAMAAR; this is translated from the coding sequence ATGAAATTCGGCGTACTGGTGTTTCCGGGTTCCAACTGCGATCACGACGCGTACTGGGTAGCCGGCCAGGTGGCCAAGCAGCCGGTGACGTTCTTGTGGCACGAGACCCACGACCTGGAGAATTGCGACGCCATCATCGTGCCTGGAGGCTTCGCCTATGGGGACTACATGCGCACGGGCGCCATCGCGCGCTTCGCGCCGGTGATGGAGTCGGTCAAGACGTTCGCCGCCGCGGGCGGGATGGTGATCGGCATCTGCAACGGCTTCCAGATCCTGTGCGAGGCGGGTCTGCTGCCGGGCGCGCTCATGCGCAACTCCGGCCTGAAGTACATCTGCAAGCACGTGCACGTGCGCGTCGAATCTACGGACACTCCGTTCACCAACGCCTGCCGCAAGGGCGAGGTGCTGCGCATCCCCATCGGACACATGGAAGGCAATTACTACTGTGATGAGACGACGCTGGAGCAACTGCGTCGGCAGGAGCGGATCGTCTTCCGCTATTCGACGCCCGACGGGCAGGTGACGCCCCAGGCCAACCCCAACGGATCGCTCGACAACATCGCAGGCATCTGTAGCGAGGGGCGGAACGTGCTCGGCATGATGCCGCACCCGGAGCGCGCCAGCGAGGACCGCCTGGGCTCGGTCGACGGCTTCAAAGTCTTCCAGTCGATGGTCGGCGCGATGGCGGCAAGGTAG
- a CDS encoding acyloxyacyl hydrolase produces the protein MKLAAVILLLCVCAAAQDFPSASIKKGTWEMGVWSGGGFWVPGGTEDTQVWNAGLRVGYLLTDHFEYAVDLIPAYAIFQPVQNAFGAGFTPVILKYNFTSGNTVAPYLEVGGGLLFTNHDVPAGTNQVNFTPQAAFGLQLFPRAKRSINLAARYVHISNAGLSTPNPGINTVQFTVGYHWWR, from the coding sequence ATGAAACTGGCCGCCGTCATTCTGCTGCTGTGCGTATGCGCCGCCGCCCAAGACTTTCCGTCCGCCTCGATCAAAAAGGGCACATGGGAAATGGGTGTATGGAGTGGAGGCGGATTTTGGGTACCGGGCGGCACCGAGGACACGCAGGTCTGGAATGCCGGATTGCGCGTCGGCTACTTGCTCACCGACCATTTTGAGTATGCCGTGGACCTGATCCCGGCGTATGCCATCTTCCAGCCGGTGCAGAACGCCTTCGGCGCCGGATTCACGCCAGTGATCTTGAAATACAACTTCACCAGCGGGAACACGGTAGCGCCGTACCTCGAAGTCGGCGGCGGGCTCCTGTTCACCAACCACGACGTGCCTGCGGGCACGAACCAGGTCAACTTTACGCCCCAGGCGGCATTCGGTTTGCAGCTCTTTCCGCGCGCTAAGCGCTCCATCAATCTGGCGGCGCGCTACGTCCACATCTCGAATGCCGGGCTCTCGACTCCCAATCCGGGGATCAACACCGTCCAGTTCACGGTCGGATATCACTGGTGGCGCTAA
- a CDS encoding D-glycerate dehydrogenase, whose product MTEKKRFRVFATCDIGDAALNILRQRGYDLEVYPKPEPPPKSLIIEKVGSGIDGLITTLRDPIDAEIFEAGKGTLKVVAQLAVGFDNINRSDANRYKVPFTNTADVLTEATAEFALFILCAMARKLWQAEHLLRNNKWDTWHPFLPFLGDEVTGKSLAVIGTGRIGLALIKKAVGLDMDILCYDSQYQNERYIANIQTLMDQRYSTGVCKDRRHIRYVEFEEALGRADFVSIHVPLIRPGESDTPTLHLINERTLRLMKPTAYLVNTSRGPVVDENAVAKSLKERWIAGAALDVFAKEPLPADSPLRDPEIADRCRLFPHFASAATITRLSPDPDKGMAGRCVQGLIDVLEGNYGGDFTKMPYVVNKEAFK is encoded by the coding sequence ATGACAGAGAAAAAACGCTTTCGCGTCTTTGCCACCTGCGACATTGGCGATGCAGCCCTTAACATCCTCCGCCAGCGAGGCTACGACCTCGAGGTCTATCCCAAGCCCGAACCGCCGCCCAAGTCGCTGATCATCGAGAAGGTCGGCTCCGGCATCGACGGGTTGATCACCACGCTTCGCGACCCCATTGACGCCGAGATCTTCGAGGCAGGCAAGGGGACTCTGAAGGTCGTGGCCCAGCTCGCTGTCGGCTTCGACAACATCAATCGATCCGACGCCAACCGCTACAAGGTGCCCTTTACCAACACCGCGGACGTCCTGACGGAAGCCACGGCGGAGTTCGCGCTCTTCATTCTCTGCGCCATGGCCCGCAAGCTATGGCAAGCCGAGCACCTCCTGCGCAACAACAAATGGGACACCTGGCACCCTTTCCTGCCGTTTCTGGGGGATGAGGTCACGGGCAAGTCTCTGGCCGTGATCGGAACCGGCCGCATCGGCCTGGCCCTGATCAAAAAAGCGGTGGGCCTGGACATGGACATCCTCTGCTACGACTCGCAGTACCAGAACGAGCGCTACATCGCCAACATCCAGACGCTGATGGATCAGCGCTATTCGACCGGCGTCTGCAAGGACCGGCGCCACATCCGCTACGTCGAGTTTGAAGAGGCGCTCGGCCGGGCCGATTTCGTGAGCATCCACGTCCCCCTGATCCGGCCGGGAGAGAGTGACACCCCCACGCTCCACCTCATCAATGAGCGAACCCTGCGCCTGATGAAGCCGACCGCCTATCTGGTGAACACCTCGCGGGGACCGGTGGTGGACGAAAATGCCGTTGCCAAGTCCCTGAAGGAGCGCTGGATCGCCGGGGCCGCGCTGGACGTCTTTGCCAAGGAGCCTCTTCCCGCCGACTCGCCCCTGCGCGATCCCGAGATCGCCGACCGCTGCCGCCTCTTTCCCCACTTCGCCAGCGCCGCCACCATCACGCGGCTTTCGCCCGACCCCGACAAGGGCATGGCCGGCCGCTGCGTTCAAGGCCTGATCGACGTACTGGAAGGGAACTACGGAGGCGACTTCACCAAGATGCCGTACGTAGTGAACAAGGAAGCGTTCAAGTGA